The following coding sequences lie in one Oncorhynchus masou masou isolate Uvic2021 chromosome 20, UVic_Omas_1.1, whole genome shotgun sequence genomic window:
- the LOC135507211 gene encoding CD209 antigen-like protein C isoform X1: protein MDIDDHIYGNERPIKPRKKDGVGDQHSVSCQWWKRYSGAAAVCLGLLCVLLLAGIIGLSLYQRNQLTCSNTLTEERDQLHTSNNTLIKEGDQLQSRNNTLTKDGDQLQTSNNTLIKERDQLQKEIELLKQSLVEKVCPQGWKKLGSSCYYVSTEYKSWKESREDCRNRGADLVVIKSQEQQTLVNWLCGRNNYVWIGLTDSVSEGTWKWVDDTPLTTKYWNSKQPNGGGAQNCVYFYSWSSDRGEWWDYDCSYKYRWICEK from the exons ATGGATATTGATGATCACATATACGGAAACGAAAGACCCATCAAGCCCCGCAAGAAGGATGGAGTTGGTGATCAACATTCAG TGTCTTGTCAGTGGTGGAAGAGATACTCTGGAGCTGCTGCAGTGTGTCTGGGGCTGCTGTGTGTTCTCCTACTGGCTGGGATCATAGGCCTGTCTCTCTACC AGAGAAACCAGTTGACCTGTTCCAACACCCTGACTGAAGAGAGGGACCAGCTACACACCAGCAACAACACCCTGATCAAAGAGGGAGACCAGCTACAGAGTCGCAACAACACCCTGACCAAAGATGGAGACCAGCTACAGACGAGCAACAACACCCTGatcaaagagagagaccagcttcaGAAAGAGATAGAACTTCTGAAACAATCTTTAGTTGAGAAAG TGTGTCCTCAAGGATGGAAGAAGCTTGGTAGCAGTTGTTACTACGTCTCCACTGAGTACAAATCCTGGAAGGAAAGCAGAGAGGACTGCAGAAATAGAGGAGCAGACCTGGTGGTCATCAAGAGCCAAGAACAAcag ACATTAGTCAATTGGTTATGTGGACGAAATAACTATGTCTGGAttggtctgactgactctgtttcTGAGGGGACCTGGAAATGGGTGGACGACACACCACTGACCACAAA gtattggaacagtaaACAGCCTAATGGTGGTGGAGCACAGAACTGTGTGTATTTCTACTCCTGGTCATCAGACAGAGGAGAATGGTGGGACTATGACTGTTCCTATAAATACAGATGGATCTGTGAGAAGTAG
- the LOC135507211 gene encoding CD209 antigen-like protein E isoform X2, whose protein sequence is MDIDDHIYGNERPIKPRKKDGVGDQHSVSCQWWKRYSGAAAVCLGLLCVLLLAGIIGLSLYQRNQLTCSNTLTEERDQLHTSNNTLIKEGDQLQSRNNTLTKDGDQLQTSNNTLIKERDQLQKEIELLKQSLVEKGWKKLGSSCYYVSTEYKSWKESREDCRNRGADLVVIKSQEQQTLVNWLCGRNNYVWIGLTDSVSEGTWKWVDDTPLTTKYWNSKQPNGGGAQNCVYFYSWSSDRGEWWDYDCSYKYRWICEK, encoded by the exons ATGGATATTGATGATCACATATACGGAAACGAAAGACCCATCAAGCCCCGCAAGAAGGATGGAGTTGGTGATCAACATTCAG TGTCTTGTCAGTGGTGGAAGAGATACTCTGGAGCTGCTGCAGTGTGTCTGGGGCTGCTGTGTGTTCTCCTACTGGCTGGGATCATAGGCCTGTCTCTCTACC AGAGAAACCAGTTGACCTGTTCCAACACCCTGACTGAAGAGAGGGACCAGCTACACACCAGCAACAACACCCTGATCAAAGAGGGAGACCAGCTACAGAGTCGCAACAACACCCTGACCAAAGATGGAGACCAGCTACAGACGAGCAACAACACCCTGatcaaagagagagaccagcttcaGAAAGAGATAGAACTTCTGAAACAATCTTTAGTTGAGAAAG GATGGAAGAAGCTTGGTAGCAGTTGTTACTACGTCTCCACTGAGTACAAATCCTGGAAGGAAAGCAGAGAGGACTGCAGAAATAGAGGAGCAGACCTGGTGGTCATCAAGAGCCAAGAACAAcag ACATTAGTCAATTGGTTATGTGGACGAAATAACTATGTCTGGAttggtctgactgactctgtttcTGAGGGGACCTGGAAATGGGTGGACGACACACCACTGACCACAAA gtattggaacagtaaACAGCCTAATGGTGGTGGAGCACAGAACTGTGTGTATTTCTACTCCTGGTCATCAGACAGAGGAGAATGGTGGGACTATGACTGTTCCTATAAATACAGATGGATCTGTGAGAAGTAG